GGCGATGTCATCCGGACTAGGAACATCTTTAACAGGCGTCGGAACATGATCGTAGAATCCGCCGTGCTCGTCGTATACGATTATGAACAACATTTCATTCCATTGAGGACTTGATCGCAGTGCTTCATATACTTTCTTTACAAATTTCTGACCCTCTGAGACGTCATGAGACGGGTGATCATCGTTGGCAGGAAAGGACAATATGTCGAAGAATCTTTGTTCCACAACTGTATAGTTGGGTAATTTCCCCTCCTCGCAATGCTTCTTGAAATGTAGATCAAACTGATGGAAGTTATCGATGTACTTCAACTTTCTTAGATTCCTGCAATGTTTGTTACAATTTGGAGAACTTAGTACGCTTATCTCTCAATAAAAAAAAAATTAAAATTAAAAAATTAAAAAAAAAAAAAAAACCAAAGGTATACTACTTGTATCTCTCATAAAAATAAAAAAAGGAGTCTTTATGTTGGATCCGGATTCTCTTCTAATAAACCTCTGCTAATATTACCTCATAAAGAGATCTTGGCCGTCTATTCTCAATGGATGGCCAGGATTAGCTTTTGAGATGTTTTCTCTTGGTCTTTTCTCATCTATTATATCGTCTCTCTCTTCGCAAATTCTCGACAGAGATGAGAATCTCATCTGTTGTACCTGCAAATCTCACACCTTGCTTTCCTCCCATCTCTCCCTCTTCTCTATCTTTCGATTACGAGTCAGAAAATAATCAAGATCCTTGGGTTGAAAGTGGCTTGTGCATGGGCTCGAAGAGTTCCGAGAACCAACAAAGTGAGTACCATCTGGTCCACATGTTAGAACATCTTCTACAACTGGAGTTGGCTTGCAAGAGTTGTTGGAATTGAATGTCCCAAATGTTGTGCAAAAGGGTGTGTTTGATCAAAAATGGAGGCTCCCTGTACAGTAGAGTGGAGGAGGGTATAGTAGTTGAATGATGATAATACATGTGAAGATGTTTTGTTCCAATTTATACAATCTCTGGAGAAATTCAGGCTTATGTTGGCAGGCCAATCAAGTTTCCATTAAAACCCGTTTACACAATCCAAAGTTCCAAACCCAGAAACCAAAGTCACAATCTCTGTCGACCCATCTTGAATTTCCTCCACATTCGAAACAACCCAATCAATAAACCACTTTCGGCATGAAGATCGAGCTTCACGGCGAGCTTGTCGAGGTCACTTCGCATCAGAAGCTTACCGCTGCTGGAGCAAGAAAGATCGACGCCGCGACGAGCAATGTTGTGGCACTCGTTGATGGTCACCTGAACGCTGAAGAGGCTAGGATTGTGTTTTCACCTCCGTCGGAGCTTTTGAAGACGGCGAGAGAGAGAGAGAGAGAGAGAGAGAGAGAGAGAGAGAGAGAGAGNNNNNNNNNNNNNNNNNNNNNNNNNNNNNNNNNNNNNNNNNNNNNNNNNNNNNNNNNNNNNNNNNNNNNNNNNNNNNNNNNNNNNNNNNNNNNNNNNNNNNNNNNNNNNNNNNNNNNNNNNNNNNNNNNNNNNNNNNNNNNNNNNNNNNNNNNNNNNNNNNNNNNNNNNNNNNNNNNNNNNNNNNNNNNNNNNNNNNNNNNNNNNNNNNNNNNNNNNNNNNNNNNNNNNNNNNNNNNNNNNNNNNNNNNNNNNNNNNNNNNNNNNNNNNNNNNNNNNNNNNNNNNNNNNNNNNNNNNNNNNNNNNNNNNNNNNNNNNNNNNNNNNNNNNNNNNNNNNNNNNNNNNNNNNNNNNNNNNNNNNNNNNNNNNNNNNNNNNNNNNNNNNNNNNNNNNNNNNNNNNNNNNNNNNNNNNNNNNNNNNNNNNNNNNNNNNNNNNNNNNNNNNNNNNNNNNNNNNNNNNNNNNNNNNNNNNNNNNNNNNNNNNNNNNNNNNNNNNNNNNNNNNNNNNNNNNNNNNNNNNNNNNNNNNNNNNNNNNNNNNNNNNNNNNNNNNNNNNNNNNNNNNNNNNNNNNNNNNNNNNNNNNNNNNNNNNNNNNNNNNNNNNNNNNNNNNNNNNNNNNNNNNNNNNNNNNNNNNNNNNNNNNNNNNNNNNNNNNNNNNNNNNNNNNNNNNNNNNNNNNNNNNNNNNNNNNNNNNNNNNNNNNNNNNNNNNNNNNNNNNNNNNNNNNNNNNNNNNNNNNNNNNNNNNNNNNNNNNNNNNNNNNNNNNNNNNNNNNNNNNNNNNNNNNNNNNNNNNNNNNNNNNNNNNNNNNNNNNNNNNNNNNNNNNNNNNNNNNNNNNNNNNNNNNNNNNNNNNNNNNNNNNNNNNNNNNNNNNNNNNNNNNNNNNNNNNNNNNNNNNNNNNNNNNNNNNNNNNNNNNNNNNNNNNNNNNNNNNNNNNNNNNNNNNNNNNNNNNNNNNNNNNNNNNNNNNNNNNNNNNNNNNNNNNNNNNNNNNNNNNNNNNNNNNNNNNNNNNNNNNNNNNNNNNNNNNNNNNNNNNNNNNNNNNNNNNNNNNNNNNNNNNNNNNNNNNNNNNNNNNNNNNNNNNNNNNNNNNNNNNNNNNNNNNNNNNNNNNNNNNNNNNNNNNNNNNNNNNNNNNNNNNNNNNNNNNNNNNNNNNNNNNNNNNNNNNNNNNNNNNNNNNNNNNNNNNNNNNNNNNNNNNNNNNNNNNNNNNNNNNNNNNNNNNNNNNNNNNNNNNNNNNNNNNNNNNNNNNNNNNNNNNNNNNNNNNNNNNNNNNNNNNNNNNNNNNNNNNNNNNNNNNNNNNNNNNNNNNNNNNNNNNNNNNNNNNNNNNNNNNNNNNNNNNNNNNNNNNNNNNNNNNNNNNNNNNNNNNNNNNTTTTTTTTTTTCGATTGAAACTTTGTACCAAGTTCTTTGCTTGTTCTTCATTTTTTTTCTGGGTTCCACATATTTTTGTTCTTCTGGGTTCTTTTTTTTCTGGGTTCTTCTCTTTTTCTTCTTCTGATCGGAACTCTATTAAGGATAAAGGATGATGCCAATGCCTGCGTGCCTTGCTTATATATTTGTATACCTCAATTCTAATATTTTAGGCATGGTTAGTGTTGTTGCTGTGGGGAGTCGGATTCTCATTTTCAGTTTGATGATTATGTTGAATTGGATAGATCGATTTGTTGATCAATATAAAATAAGGATTCTACAGATTTTAATTTTCTCTTTAAATTTAATGAAAAGAGTTTGACTTTTTGTTTTTGTTTTTGTTTTTGTTTTGTAATTATAATATTTTATGAAAATTATAGAGTGTCATGTCGTATGCCACGTCACCTTTATGTGTGTTGATATCATCCCCTTAATTAATCTACACCGTTGAATATTTTAAAATCTAAAGACTGAAAATGTGTGTCAAAGTTTGTGTAAAAATTGATGTCCCCTAATCCAGACCCTTATGATTATGTTAATTACTTCATGCTTCCAACTAATAAGAAATTACAATGGGATAAAGGCATACAAACTATATATATATATATTAAGATGAAGAAAGCTAGCTTCGGTGTGAAAATTAGTTTTGTTAATGGCTTAGTAATGGTCAGCGTTGGAATCGTTTAGGTGAGAGGTTCAAATCATAATAAACAGAAGGTTGACGCGTAATTTGGAAACATTTGAAGAAAAGAAAAATATAACAAGCAATATCCATATACAAGCTAACTATAGGGACAGCTCATCGATTCGATTTTACTTTGTGATTAGGTGATCATCTATCAAACATTCACCTACTCCAAAATATCAACTTTCTATGTGATTCTATCAATTTAGAAGGAACTGTTTTTGGTGGCAAAACACTTTGTCCTACGTAAATTAACACACTTTAAACTTAACACGAACCATCACCGTAATCAATTACTGTAGCTAAAACACGATAAACATGTTAAACTTTAGGTGTTTACCTGTACAAAAGGGTTGCAGGAGGGGTCTGATAGTAGATTCCAAAAGAGTAGCCAGCCTCCTCCATGGACTCAAATATGGTCTTCTGCGGCAGCCCTTCAATCAGCAACTTGGTATCATTCCCGGAAAGTCCATGCGACGTCGCAGAGTGCACGTACTGCCGGTTCGGCTGCGTCGACGCCGGCACAGAAGCAAACCACCTGTCACACACGGCAAACTCACTCACCAGCTCCCTATACACTGCAATGTTCTCCGGCTTGAACCCGTTCATCACCGTCTCGGCCAGCCCGGCTTGCTTTCTTTCAGCGTTTTGAGCAAACCCCTCCATTGTTGGGGTGAGGTTCTTGGACGCCGAGGCCTCCGACCATGGCTCGCCGAAGACTTGCTCGTAGACGTCTTGGATGGAGTGGCCGGGGTCAGGGTCGACGTAGGCGGAGTTGTCAGCGAAGAAGACACGTTTGGAGTTGGGGTCGGAGGTGGAGAGGAGGTTGGACTCGGCTCCGGTGACGCCGTCGATCTCAGGGTTTAGGGACTTCATCCACCCCAGCATGTGGTCGAAGGAGCGGTTCTCTTGGACCAAAACCACCACTGTTTTGATGGGGCTGCTACTACTTGTGGCGGAGTTGCTCGACTCCGAAACCATTTTTGGTGGTGGTAATGGTGGAGCTTGGTTTTCTGGTAGCGCAAAAGGTTATGGAAGTTTTGTTTAGTCCACGTTTTGTATTTGATAATGGTAATGGTGGAGCTTGGTTTTATAGACAGAGATGATGATCGACGATGATGAACAGGAAGGTTTGGTTGGACTTGTGGACAAACATGTTCCCATCAAAGTGTCGAACTACCCCATGATTATACGGTACCATTGTCTCACATTCTAACCTATAGCTATAGCTATATGATATAATCTATAGGACTCGACTTAGGCATTTATATTTAATTGGTTTTTTAGTCTGTCACTTCTTTATTAGTATTGGTCACTTGTATAAGTTTTTTCTTAATGTATATATGTGTATATATACACACACATCAACATGGTATGCTCGCAGAAACCTACATATAAGTTATTTCATTGACTCGGATCAATCAAATAATGTCTTTCTGTTCTGCCACATGTTTATTATAATTATGTATGATCTGTAGATTGAGTTTTACAAGTCATGCTAACGAATAAAAGCATATCCTATGCGTGTGTGAATAATACTACATTTTCAAGTTACGTATAGTATATGTAGTACACAAATGGATGTTGATCTTGATCACGGTAAATTGGTCATGAGGAATCAACAGGACTGATGAAGCTGGCTGAAGCAAAATTGGTTGCCGTGCTAGCTGGTCATGATTCTTTGGTAGTGGCACAAGCTGGGAACCACGTTGTTTAAAATGCATGCATATATGTGATTACAAAGTGGGTACGTCAAGCGATCCCTTGAAATAAATGGCCAAAACAAGGCCAGGGCTCCCGCTCAGTAGAGTTTACTGTTTAGGATTAGACTGATCGAGTAGCTAGTCTAGACATCATGCATGATATATACTAGCAATTGTACGCATAATCACAGCCAATGTTTCCCGAACACTCTCAGCAGGATCGATGTCCAAACAATATAATGCAAACAGATGACGCTTCAAAACCAGCTACTAGCTAGGTGTAGTACGTAGTTCAACAAAGACTGGGTACTGTGTTGTCTTACCATGTGGATCACATATCATTGCCTCACGAACTGGTGCCGCAAAGAATCAAATATCAGGCAAGGCAATGCAAGGCCACCAAGAAAGCCTACGCACAACTCCACAAAGAATACTTGGATGTATTAGCAGCAATGGAAGCAAAAGAAGCAGATAATGATTATTGGGAAAATCTAGATGATGAAAAAGCTCACAACATCATGATCTTGAACATGATGAAAGACTAAAAAAGATGAAGATAGACGAGTCACGAGTGAATGAACAAAAAGCAGAACAGATGAAGCAAAGCTTGAGAAGATCACCATGACCACATACATTGAAGATAGCATGGAGCAGGAAAATAGATTTCAAGTTTGTATGTATTAGGCAATTGAAAGAGACAAAATAAGGGCATAACTGTGCATTTAAAGTATATAAACAGTGTTTAAGAAAAAGTAAATAAATAGTTACTAAAGTTGAATAAATGGTAAATGAGAAATAAAAGGTGAAAATCCTTTACAAATATATTCGCACAATCGCACAACAGGCACCCTTATCGTATAGGCTTTGAGAGTTGAGACATT
Above is a window of Fragaria vesca subsp. vesca linkage group LG7, FraVesHawaii_1.0, whole genome shotgun sequence DNA encoding:
- the LOC101296516 gene encoding phospholipase C 3-like, which gives rise to MVSESSNSATSSSSPIKTVVVLVQENRSFDHMLGWMKSLNPEIDGVTGAESNLLSTSDPNSKRVFFADNSAYVDPDPGHSIQDVYEQVFGEPWSEASASKNLTPTMEGFAQNAERKQAGLAETVMNGFKPENIAVYRELVSEFAVCDRWFASVPASTQPNRQYVHSATSHGLSGNDTKLLIEGLPQKTIFESMEEAGYSFGIYYQTPPATLLYRNLRKLKYIDNFHQFDLHFKKHCEEGKLPNYTVVEQRFFDILSFPANDDHPSHDVSEGQKFVKKVYEALRSSPQWNEMLFIIVYDEHGGFYDHVPTPVKDVPSPDDIAGPAPYNFKFDRLGVRVPAFLISPWIERGTVLHGPSGPYPSSEFEHSSIAATVKKIFNLKEFLTKRDAWAGTFDVILTRTTPRTDCPVTMPEPVKLREAGSKDDAKISDFQEELVQLAAALNGDYKKDTYPHKLVENMTCSEAHKYVEEAFKKFQDECEKARKNGTDESKIIVCENSLPLQSQKSFAHKIFSCLVCDN